The sequence CCGGAGGATATCCGCCTGCAGCGCATCGTCGCGAGCCGAGCCCTGTCGGTCGAGGAGGCGCGCCGGATGATCGCAGCGCAGCTCCCCGCCAAGGCCAAGCGCACTCGTGCGCACTACGTGATCGAGAACGATGGGTCGATCGATGACCTCCATGCCGCGGTCGATCGCCTCTGGGACACCCTCCACGCCCGGGCACGTCAGCCCCGCTGATTTCTTGACAACGACTTTCACGCGCCGGTAAACTTCGCGCGTCCTTTCCACCCTCGAGTCGCGATCGTGTCGAATATTCCCGACGACCTCCTGTACACCGCCGATCACGAGTACGTGAAGGCGACCGCCGACGCCGACGTCGTCGCCATCGGCATCACCCACTACGCGCAGGACCAGTTGGGCGACATCGTCTTCGTGGAGCTCCCGAAGGTCGGTGCCACCTTCGGGGCGCACGACACCTTCGGTACCATCGAGGCCGTCAAGGCGGTCTCGGAGCTCTTCCTCCCGGTCGCCGGCACCGTCGTCGAAGTCAATGGCGCCCTGGACGGCGACCCAGGGGCGATCAACCGCGATCCCTACGGCGACGGCTGGATGCTCAAGCTCCGCATGGCCGACGCCGCCCACAAGGGATCGCTCCTGAGCCCCGCGGATTACGCGAAGCACATTGGGGAGTAGAAGACGAGAAGACGAGAAGACGAGAAAGGGCGGCGATGCCAGATCGGCACGCCGCCCTCGTTCGTCCTCACCCGCCTCGCGCGCCAGCAATGGCACCGGGGCGCATGATCTCGTCTTCTCGCCCTCCCGTCTTCCCGTCTTCTCCCCCTACATGTACTCCTCGATCGGCGGACACGCGCAGATGATGTTGCGGTCGCCGTACGCATTGTCGACGCGGCTGACGGCGGGCCAGAACTTGCGCTCGCGGGTCCACGGTGCCGGGAAGGCCGCCTTCTCGCGCGAGTAGCCATGATTCCACGCGTCGCTCACCACCACGTCCATGGTATGCGGCGCGTGCTTGAGCGGGTTGTCCTGGCGATCCATCACCCCCGCCTCGATCTCGGCGATCTCGCCACGGATGGCGATCATCGCGTCGACGAAGCGGTCGAGCTCCGCCTTCGATTCCGACTCCGTGGGCTCGATCATCATCGTCCCCGCCACGGGGAACGACATGGTCGGGGCGTGGTAGCCGTAGTCCATCAGGCGCTTGGCGATGTCCTCGACCTCGACGCCGCTCCCCGCCTTCACGACGCGGGTGTCGATGATGCATTCGTGCGCCACGCGGCCGTTCTGGCCCTTGTAGAGCACGGGATAGTGCGGCTCGAGACGGTGGGCGACGTAGTTGGCGCTCAGGATCGCGATCTTGGTGGCCAGGGCCAGTCCCTCGCTCCCCATCATCTTGATGTAGACCCACGAGATCGGCAGGATCGACGCCGACCCCCAGGGCGCCGCCGCCACCGCGCCTAACGAGGAACGCCCCTCCTGCGGAATCACCGGGTGCCCCGGGAGGTGCGGCGCCAGGTGCTTCGCGACGCCGATGGGCCCCATCCCCGGGCCGCCTCCGCCATGCGGGATGCAGAAGGTCTTATGCAGGTTCAGGTGGCACACGTCGGCCCCGATGTCGCCGGGACGCGCCACGCCCACCATCGCGTTCATGTTGGCGCCGTCCATGTACACCTGCCCGCCGTGCTCGTGGACGATCTCGCACACCGTGCGGATGCCGGCCTCGAACACGCCGTGCGTCGACGGATAGGTGACCATCAAGGCCGCCAGCCGCGCCGCGTGCTCCTGCGCCTTGGCCCGCAGGTCGTCGAGGTCGATGTCACCGTTGGCCGTGCTCTTCACCACCACCACGCGCATCCCCGCCATGGCCGCGCTCGCCGGGTTGGTTCCGTGCGCCGACTGCGGGATCAGGCAGACGTCGCGGTGTCCCTCGCCGCGCGACGCGTGGTAGTCGCGGATGGTGAGGAGCCCCGCATACTCGCCCTGCGATCCCGCATTGGGCTGCAGCGAGACGGCGTGGAAGCCGGTCACCTCGGCCAGGTCGGCCTCGAGCGTGCTGAAGAGCGCGTCGTACCCCCGGCGCTGGTCGGCGGGGGCGAACGGATGGAGCCGCCCGAACTCACTCCACGTGATGGGGAGCATCTCGGCGGTGGCGTTCAACTTCATGGTGCACGAGCCCAGCGGGATCATCGAGTGGCAGAGCGACAGGTCGCGCCCCTCGAGCTTCCGGAGGTAGCGCAGCATCTCGTGCTCGGCGTGGTAGCGCGAGAAGACCGGGTGCGTCATGAACGGCGAGGTGCGCTTGAAGCGCTCGTCGTAGCGCGCATCGACCACCTCGTCGAGCGCCTCGACCGCTGGCGGTGTCGCGTCCCCCGCCAGCACGGCCAGCAGTTCCTGCACGTCCGCGGCGCCGACCGTCTCGTCGAGCGCGATCACCACGGTGGCGTCGCCCGCCTTCCGGAGGTTGATCCCCCGCTCCCGGGCCGCGGCCACCACCGCGTCGGCGGTCGTCCCCGCCAGCTGCACGGCTACCGTGTCGAAGTACACGTCGTGCGGCACCGTGTGCCCCAGCCGCTCGGCCCCGAGGGCCAGGAGCGACGCGTGGTGGTGCACGCGATGGGCGATGCGGGCAATCCCGTCGGGGCCGTGCCAGA is a genomic window of Gemmatimonadetes bacterium SCN 70-22 containing:
- a CDS encoding glycine cleavage system protein H — its product is MSNIPDDLLYTADHEYVKATADADVVAIGITHYAQDQLGDIVFVELPKVGATFGAHDTFGTIEAVKAVSELFLPVAGTVVEVNGALDGDPGAINRDPYGDGWMLKLRMADAAHKGSLLSPADYAKHIGE
- a CDS encoding glycine dehydrogenase (aminomethyl-transferring); translation: MTTTSKPTFTFDADSFIRRHIGPSARDIDAMLDALGYESLDAFIDATVPDNIRLRRPLAIGPARSEHDVLTELRGMAERNRVYRSYLGLGYHDTLVPPVIQRNILENPGWYTAYTPYQAEIAQGRLEALLNYQTIVIDLTGLPIANASLLDEGTAAAEAMAMAHGAAQGPDKGAMFVDAACHPQTIDIVKTRAKARGWTVVVGDARTASFGSELFAVLLQYPTTDGAVYDYRDVAERAHAAGALVIAAADLLSLAVLVPPGEWGADVCVGNSQRFGVPLGFGGPHAAFFTAREEFKRLMPGRIIGVSRDAQGKPALRMALGTREQHIRREKATSNICTAQVLLAVIAGMYGVWHGPDGIARIAHRVHHHASLLALGAERLGHTVPHDVYFDTVAVQLAGTTADAVVAAARERGINLRKAGDATVVIALDETVGAADVQELLAVLAGDATPPAVEALDEVVDARYDERFKRTSPFMTHPVFSRYHAEHEMLRYLRKLEGRDLSLCHSMIPLGSCTMKLNATAEMLPITWSEFGRLHPFAPADQRRGYDALFSTLEADLAEVTGFHAVSLQPNAGSQGEYAGLLTIRDYHASRGEGHRDVCLIPQSAHGTNPASAAMAGMRVVVVKSTANGDIDLDDLRAKAQEHAARLAALMVTYPSTHGVFEAGIRTVCEIVHEHGGQVYMDGANMNAMVGVARPGDIGADVCHLNLHKTFCIPHGGGGPGMGPIGVAKHLAPHLPGHPVIPQEGRSSLGAVAAAPWGSASILPISWVYIKMMGSEGLALATKIAILSANYVAHRLEPHYPVLYKGQNGRVAHECIIDTRVVKAGSGVEVEDIAKRLMDYGYHAPTMSFPVAGTMMIEPTESESKAELDRFVDAMIAIRGEIAEIEAGVMDRQDNPLKHAPHTMDVVVSDAWNHGYSREKAAFPAPWTRERKFWPAVSRVDNAYGDRNIICACPPIEEYM